A genomic segment from Rathayibacter sp. VKM Ac-2760 encodes:
- a CDS encoding MFS transporter: protein MIITAAFGVCNFIVLNCSYAMVYDLRKVTELHLGDDKVAVILGWFSLVIGVSGSLAAVTLGTVLQASGFDPLAAPSSAVITSIIALQTWVPALIVVASAVVLLFWNINAKSHSAVTAAIDLRTVANATAAAKVEKAPR, encoded by the coding sequence GTGATCATCACGGCCGCGTTCGGCGTGTGCAACTTCATCGTCCTCAACTGCAGCTACGCCATGGTCTACGACCTCCGCAAGGTCACGGAGCTGCACCTCGGCGACGACAAGGTCGCCGTCATCCTCGGTTGGTTCAGCCTCGTGATCGGCGTCTCCGGATCGCTGGCGGCCGTCACCCTCGGCACCGTGCTCCAGGCCTCCGGCTTCGACCCGCTCGCCGCCCCCTCATCAGCGGTGATCACCTCGATTATCGCCCTCCAGACGTGGGTTCCCGCCCTCATCGTCGTGGCCTCGGCCGTCGTTCTGCTGTTCTGGAACATCAACGCGAAGTCGCACTCCGCGGTCACCGCGGCGATCGACCTCCGCACAGTGGCGAACGCGACCGCCGCCGCCAAAGTAGAGAAGGCCCCTCGATGA
- a CDS encoding cupin domain-containing protein: MTGISTSAFYEDGPFEQVLAVDVLSGAPTTSTRDLWSQSGTVEAGVWVMTPGTARDIEAEEIFVVLAGRATLTVGDAAPRTITTGDIVSFAEGDRTIWHVHETLRKFYAIRTTTDME; the protein is encoded by the coding sequence ATGACCGGCATCAGCACGTCCGCTTTCTATGAGGACGGTCCCTTCGAGCAGGTCCTCGCAGTCGACGTCCTCTCCGGCGCACCGACGACCTCGACTCGTGATCTGTGGTCGCAGTCCGGGACGGTCGAGGCCGGCGTATGGGTGATGACTCCGGGAACCGCCCGCGACATCGAAGCGGAGGAGATCTTCGTCGTCCTCGCCGGCCGCGCCACACTCACCGTCGGCGACGCGGCCCCCCGCACCATCACCACGGGTGACATCGTCTCGTTCGCCGAAGGCGACCGCACGATCTGGCACGTGCACGAGACCCTCCGCAAGTTCTACGCGATCAGAACAACTACCGATATGGAATGA
- a CDS encoding FAD-dependent oxidoreductase: MASAYAPPLRTDRRLLAEALAGASPTSFWIEDTPLTSLPPLAENISADLAVVGGGYAGLWTALLAKERRPDRSVVLLEGRTAGWAASGRNGGFMESSLTHGESNGELHFSTDVELLARLAKENFEEIAQTLQRYGIDAEFERTGMLQVATEGYQVDGIREQAHSEGEEFLDRDAVRARVASPLFEAGVHLRKGIAMVHPMKLIAGLRRVCLELGVRIFENSPVRSMSRDGDGVALQFGAWTVRAPRVALATNAFPALLKRAELLTIPVYDYVLMSEPLSTQQLASIGWQERHGIADSSRQFHYYRLSADNRILFGGYDAVYHRGGRVNARFDTRPETFEKLADHFYRTFPQLEGTRFTHAWGGAIDMSARLTAHTASAWGGRVAFTGGYTGLGVGSTRFGAQIMLDLLEGADTVRTHLKMARSLPMPIPPEPIAYPAIQAARAAVARSDENGGRDGLLLKTMGLFGIGFDT, translated from the coding sequence ATGGCCTCCGCCTACGCCCCGCCCCTCCGAACCGACCGCCGTCTGCTCGCCGAGGCTCTGGCAGGCGCGAGCCCCACATCGTTCTGGATCGAGGACACCCCCCTCACTTCCCTGCCGCCGCTGGCCGAGAACATCTCGGCCGACCTCGCTGTCGTGGGCGGCGGCTACGCGGGCCTCTGGACCGCGCTGCTCGCGAAGGAGCGCCGCCCCGACCGATCGGTCGTGCTCCTGGAAGGCAGAACCGCCGGCTGGGCGGCCAGCGGCCGCAACGGCGGATTCATGGAGAGCAGCCTCACCCACGGTGAGAGCAACGGCGAGCTCCACTTCAGCACCGACGTCGAACTCCTCGCCCGGCTCGCGAAGGAGAACTTCGAGGAGATCGCCCAAACCCTGCAGCGCTACGGAATCGACGCGGAGTTCGAGCGCACCGGGATGTTGCAAGTCGCGACCGAGGGCTACCAGGTCGACGGCATCCGTGAGCAGGCGCACAGCGAGGGCGAGGAGTTCCTCGACCGGGACGCTGTCCGAGCCAGGGTCGCCTCTCCGCTGTTCGAGGCCGGCGTTCACCTGCGCAAGGGCATCGCGATGGTCCACCCGATGAAGCTCATCGCGGGCCTTCGTCGGGTGTGCCTCGAGCTCGGAGTGCGGATCTTCGAGAACTCCCCCGTCCGCTCGATGAGCAGAGACGGCGACGGTGTCGCACTGCAGTTCGGCGCCTGGACCGTGCGGGCGCCTCGCGTGGCTCTCGCGACGAACGCATTTCCCGCGCTGCTGAAGCGGGCCGAGCTGCTGACGATCCCCGTCTACGACTACGTCCTCATGAGCGAGCCGCTCTCCACGCAGCAGCTCGCGTCGATCGGCTGGCAGGAGCGCCACGGAATCGCCGACTCCTCACGGCAGTTCCACTACTACCGCCTCAGCGCCGACAACCGCATCCTCTTCGGCGGATACGACGCCGTCTATCACCGCGGTGGCCGCGTGAACGCGCGCTTCGATACCCGCCCTGAGACGTTCGAGAAGCTCGCCGATCACTTCTACCGCACCTTTCCGCAGCTGGAAGGCACCCGGTTCACGCACGCGTGGGGCGGGGCGATCGACATGTCCGCGCGCCTCACCGCACACACCGCCTCCGCCTGGGGCGGCCGCGTTGCCTTCACCGGCGGTTACACGGGTCTCGGAGTGGGGTCCACCCGGTTCGGCGCGCAGATCATGCTCGACCTCCTCGAGGGCGCCGACACCGTCCGCACGCACTTGAAGATGGCGCGGAGTCTGCCGATGCCGATCCCGCCCGAGCCGATCGCGTACCCCGCGATTCAGGCCGCGCGCGCCGCCGTCGCCCGATCGGACGAGAACGGCGGCCGCGACGGGCTGCTGCTCAAGACGATGGGCCTGTTCGGCATCGGCTTCGACACATGA
- a CDS encoding NAD(P)/FAD-dependent oxidoreductase: MNEIHRDVVVIGAGATGLTAAHRLQEAGRSVIVLEARDRVGGRLLTDHIDGQLFEVGGQWVSPDQTELIQTLAELGLDTYPRYREGDSIYIGADGQRRRFTGEIFPTGEHTRAEIERLIDVLDALVAEVDPAAPWAHPQAEQLDQVSFASWLEAQTDDAEAQENIALFIAAAMLTKPAHTFSLLQALLMAASAGSFSNLVDADFILDRRVIGGLQRVPLLLAEKLGDDVRLAQPVTSLTWSDSAVTAGTATLTVHARAAIVAVPPNLQSRIRFDPPLPRLRQQLHQHQSLGLVIKVHATYPSPFWREQGLSATAFSPYQLVHEAYDNTNHGERQGTLVGFVSDEKADAAFRLSPEERRSAILASLAAYYGPQALQPTVYYESDWAAEEWTQGAYAASFDLGGLTRYGALQLEPVGPIRFGSSDVAAHGYQHVDGALRVGRRLAEETIQSLRLTTEGQHA, encoded by the coding sequence ATGAACGAGATCCACCGCGACGTCGTCGTGATCGGCGCCGGCGCGACCGGCCTCACCGCCGCACACCGGCTGCAGGAGGCCGGCCGCTCGGTGATCGTCCTCGAAGCCCGTGACAGGGTCGGCGGACGACTGCTGACCGACCACATCGACGGGCAGCTGTTCGAGGTCGGCGGGCAGTGGGTGTCACCCGATCAGACCGAGCTGATCCAGACGCTCGCCGAGCTCGGGCTGGATACCTACCCGCGCTACCGCGAGGGCGACAGCATCTACATCGGCGCCGACGGGCAGCGGCGCCGGTTCACCGGCGAGATCTTCCCCACCGGTGAGCACACCCGGGCCGAGATCGAACGCCTGATCGATGTCCTCGACGCGCTGGTCGCGGAGGTCGATCCCGCCGCGCCGTGGGCGCATCCGCAGGCGGAGCAGCTCGACCAGGTGTCCTTCGCAAGCTGGCTCGAGGCGCAGACCGACGACGCCGAAGCGCAGGAGAACATCGCGCTGTTCATCGCCGCGGCGATGCTGACGAAGCCGGCGCACACGTTCTCGCTCCTGCAGGCGCTGCTGATGGCCGCTAGCGCGGGCAGTTTCAGCAACCTCGTCGACGCGGACTTCATCCTCGACCGACGGGTGATCGGCGGCCTCCAGCGGGTACCGCTGCTCCTCGCCGAGAAGCTCGGAGACGACGTCCGCCTCGCCCAGCCCGTCACCTCCCTCACGTGGAGCGACTCCGCAGTCACCGCAGGCACAGCGACGCTCACCGTCCACGCTCGCGCAGCGATCGTGGCAGTGCCGCCAAACCTGCAGAGCCGGATACGGTTCGATCCGCCGCTGCCGCGGCTGCGTCAGCAGCTGCACCAGCATCAGTCGCTCGGCCTCGTGATCAAGGTGCACGCCACCTACCCGAGCCCGTTCTGGCGGGAGCAGGGCCTGTCCGCGACCGCGTTCAGCCCGTACCAGCTCGTCCATGAGGCGTACGACAACACCAACCACGGCGAGAGACAAGGCACCCTCGTCGGCTTCGTCTCCGACGAGAAAGCCGACGCGGCGTTCCGCCTGAGCCCGGAGGAGCGCAGGTCCGCGATCCTCGCCTCCCTCGCCGCCTACTACGGCCCGCAGGCTCTGCAGCCGACCGTCTACTACGAGAGCGACTGGGCGGCCGAAGAGTGGACGCAGGGCGCCTATGCCGCGAGCTTCGACCTGGGCGGTCTGACACGGTACGGCGCCCTCCAACTGGAGCCGGTGGGTCCGATCCGCTTCGGCAGCAGTGACGTCGCCGCCCACGGCTACCAGCACGTGGACGGCGCCCTCCGCGTCGGCCGCCGCCTCGCCGAGGAGACGATCCAGTCCCTGCGGCTCACCACCGAAGGACAGCACGCATGA
- a CDS encoding aldehyde dehydrogenase family protein, which translates to MSIYAVTDPATGEVIREYPTITDTQLESAVEAAADAYRRWSRRTSATERATLIARVAELHSERREELARIIVREMGKTLEQALAEVDFAVDIYRYYADNGPDLLADEPIELGGGTGSAIVRRSGLGVLLGIMPWNFPYYQVARFAGPNIVVGNAIVLKHAPQCPESAAAMADIFDQAAQDFGVDARVYVNVYATNEQSATLIADPRVQGVSVTGSERAGAAVAALAGQHLKKVVLELGGSDAFILLSTDDIDAAARDAVAARLDNNGQSCNAAKRFIVIDELYDQFKAAFTSAFAAAQPTDPLSDGALLGPLSSTAASDRLDEQVARAGAQGATLVTTGERRGNFFPPVVLTDVTATMDAYREEFFGPVAALYRVSSEAEAVTLANDTPFGLGSYVYTTDPDQALRVADAMDAGMVFINTVLADAAELPFGGVKRSGSGREMGRFALEEFVNKKLIRIA; encoded by the coding sequence ATGAGCATCTACGCGGTCACCGACCCTGCCACGGGAGAAGTGATCCGGGAGTACCCCACGATCACCGATACCCAGCTGGAGTCAGCTGTCGAGGCAGCGGCGGACGCTTACAGGCGCTGGTCGCGGAGGACGAGCGCGACCGAGCGAGCGACCCTGATCGCCCGCGTCGCCGAGCTGCACAGCGAGCGTCGGGAGGAGCTCGCGCGGATCATCGTCCGCGAGATGGGGAAGACCCTCGAGCAGGCCCTCGCCGAGGTCGACTTCGCCGTCGACATCTACCGCTACTACGCCGACAACGGTCCCGACCTTCTCGCCGACGAGCCGATCGAGCTCGGCGGCGGAACCGGCTCGGCGATCGTGCGCCGCTCCGGCCTCGGAGTGCTGCTGGGGATCATGCCCTGGAACTTCCCTTACTACCAGGTCGCTCGATTCGCCGGCCCGAACATCGTCGTCGGCAACGCGATCGTGCTCAAGCACGCACCGCAATGCCCCGAATCGGCCGCCGCGATGGCCGATATCTTCGACCAAGCGGCCCAGGACTTCGGAGTCGACGCCCGCGTCTACGTCAACGTGTACGCCACGAATGAGCAGAGCGCCACGCTGATCGCGGACCCTCGCGTGCAGGGCGTCTCCGTGACCGGATCCGAGCGGGCAGGCGCCGCCGTGGCAGCTCTCGCAGGCCAGCATCTGAAGAAGGTCGTCCTGGAGCTGGGCGGGTCGGACGCCTTCATCCTTCTCTCCACCGATGACATCGACGCGGCCGCCCGCGACGCAGTCGCCGCCCGCCTGGATAACAATGGCCAGTCCTGCAACGCGGCGAAGCGGTTCATCGTCATCGATGAGCTGTACGACCAGTTCAAGGCGGCCTTCACCTCCGCCTTCGCCGCCGCTCAGCCCACCGACCCGCTCTCCGACGGCGCGCTGTTGGGACCGCTGTCCTCCACCGCCGCGAGCGACCGACTCGACGAGCAGGTCGCTCGTGCCGGCGCTCAAGGTGCCACGCTGGTGACCACCGGAGAACGCCGCGGCAACTTCTTCCCGCCGGTGGTGCTCACCGATGTGACAGCAACGATGGACGCTTACCGCGAGGAGTTCTTCGGACCGGTCGCCGCCCTCTACCGAGTCAGCTCCGAAGCGGAAGCGGTCACACTCGCGAACGACACGCCTTTCGGTCTGGGCTCCTACGTCTACACCACGGACCCCGACCAGGCGCTCCGCGTCGCCGACGCGATGGACGCAGGGATGGTGTTCATCAACACCGTTCTCGCCGACGCGGCAGAACTCCCCTTCGGTGGCGTCAAGCGCTCTGGATCCGGCCGGGAAATGGGCCGCTTCGCGCTCGAGGAGTTCGTCAACAAGAAGCTCATCCGCATCGCCTGA
- a CDS encoding rhodanese-like domain-containing protein has translation MTANTSLISAASLLNELSDPRLIVLDVRHEVGQPRQRDRYERAHIPGAIYVELRDEFASAASDAGRHPLPSRAQLDESMRSWGIMQHSRVVVTGDNRASAPGRAWWVLRWAGLDDVRILDGGLEAWQAIGAPVTRREPTPQRGDFAVRTESLSRIDADAVRRHALTGQLVDARQRDAYLKGHVPGAVNVPFTDLLTAAGAVNTDRLASHFEAVGIALDEPIALMCGAGIAAAASSALLEGIGIATQLYVGSWSEWTHDPRRPKAFGAS, from the coding sequence ATGACTGCGAACACTTCTTTAATCTCGGCCGCCTCTCTTCTCAACGAGCTGTCCGATCCTCGACTCATCGTGCTCGACGTGAGACACGAGGTGGGCCAGCCGCGCCAACGCGACCGCTACGAACGCGCGCACATTCCGGGTGCGATCTACGTCGAGCTTCGTGACGAATTCGCCAGCGCTGCGTCTGATGCAGGGCGGCATCCCCTGCCGTCGCGCGCTCAGTTGGACGAGTCGATGCGGTCGTGGGGGATCATGCAACATTCCCGGGTCGTTGTCACCGGGGATAACCGGGCCTCCGCGCCGGGACGCGCATGGTGGGTGCTGCGATGGGCCGGTCTCGACGACGTCAGAATCCTGGATGGTGGCCTGGAGGCGTGGCAGGCCATCGGTGCACCAGTCACGCGCCGCGAGCCCACGCCGCAGCGCGGTGACTTCGCCGTGCGCACTGAGTCGCTGTCGCGCATCGACGCAGATGCGGTCAGGCGCCACGCCTTGACCGGTCAGCTGGTCGATGCGCGTCAACGCGATGCGTACCTGAAAGGCCACGTCCCCGGCGCGGTCAACGTGCCGTTCACCGACCTGCTCACGGCGGCGGGCGCCGTCAATACGGATCGTCTCGCATCCCACTTCGAGGCAGTGGGCATCGCCCTCGATGAGCCGATTGCGCTGATGTGCGGCGCCGGCATCGCGGCAGCCGCTTCGTCCGCCCTCCTCGAGGGCATAGGAATCGCGACGCAGCTCTATGTCGGCTCGTGGTCCGAGTGGACGCACGATCCGAGACGCCCTAAGGCCTTCGGGGCGTCGTGA
- a CDS encoding FAD-dependent oxidoreductase, with protein sequence MSAPVPPTYSQTRRNPAERIRRSLEGASSVPFWLDSPDRPAAEPALVGAVTADLLVVGGGYSGLWAALMAKEADPSRSVVLIEASEVAWAASGRNGGFFEASLTHGEENGERHFPDELEQLHRLADENVAEFVAALERHGIDAEYEPTGTLTVATEPHQVEKLRAGGADGFYEGDALRALVDSPVYRAGRLELHGNALIHPAKLAWGLKRACLALGVKIFERTRASALAKSPGGVRVTTPSGEVFATHVVLATNGFPSLVKRSRLRTIPVYDYVLMTEPLTAEQLSSIGWTDRFGITDSSRQFHYYRKSADDRILFGGYDAVYHPGGRIRPAYDQRPATFETLADHFFTTFPQLDVTFTHAWGGMIDMSTRFVAFYGTAFGGRVAYSAGYTGLGVGATRFGAKVVLDLLSGQQTELTSLKLVRSKPMPLPPEPLATPAVTLMRRAIARSDENGGRDGFLIRAADVFGIGFDS encoded by the coding sequence ATGAGCGCACCCGTACCGCCCACCTACAGCCAGACGCGCCGGAATCCGGCCGAGCGCATCCGTCGTTCGCTTGAGGGTGCCTCGTCGGTGCCGTTCTGGCTCGACAGCCCGGATCGGCCTGCTGCCGAGCCTGCGTTGGTGGGGGCGGTGACGGCGGATCTGCTCGTGGTGGGTGGTGGCTATTCGGGGCTGTGGGCGGCGTTGATGGCGAAGGAAGCCGATCCGTCGCGATCGGTGGTGCTGATCGAGGCGTCGGAGGTGGCGTGGGCGGCGAGTGGCCGCAACGGCGGTTTCTTCGAGGCGAGCCTCACCCACGGTGAGGAGAACGGCGAACGGCACTTCCCCGATGAGCTGGAGCAGCTGCACCGGCTGGCCGATGAGAACGTAGCGGAGTTCGTGGCCGCCCTCGAGCGGCACGGCATCGACGCCGAGTACGAACCGACCGGGACGCTCACGGTGGCGACCGAACCGCACCAGGTCGAGAAGCTGCGGGCCGGGGGAGCGGACGGGTTCTACGAGGGCGATGCTCTGCGGGCGCTCGTGGATTCGCCGGTGTACCGGGCCGGTCGGCTCGAGCTGCATGGGAACGCGCTCATCCACCCCGCGAAGCTCGCGTGGGGGCTGAAGCGGGCATGTCTAGCTCTGGGTGTGAAGATCTTTGAGCGCACGCGGGCGAGCGCGCTCGCGAAGTCGCCGGGCGGGGTGCGGGTGACGACGCCGTCGGGTGAGGTGTTCGCCACGCATGTGGTGCTGGCCACGAACGGATTCCCGTCGCTGGTGAAGCGCAGCCGACTCCGCACGATCCCGGTCTACGATTACGTGCTGATGACCGAGCCGCTCACGGCCGAGCAGCTGTCATCGATCGGGTGGACCGACCGGTTCGGCATCACCGACTCCTCGCGGCAGTTCCACTACTACCGCAAGAGCGCCGACGACCGGATCCTGTTCGGCGGCTACGACGCGGTCTACCACCCCGGCGGCCGCATCCGCCCCGCCTACGATCAGCGGCCCGCCACCTTCGAGACACTCGCGGATCATTTCTTCACGACGTTCCCGCAGCTCGATGTGACGTTCACGCACGCCTGGGGCGGGATGATCGACATGAGCACCCGGTTCGTGGCGTTCTACGGCACCGCGTTCGGCGGGCGGGTGGCGTACAGCGCCGGCTACACGGGCCTCGGCGTGGGGGCGACCCGCTTCGGGGCCAAGGTGGTGCTCGATCTGCTGAGCGGTCAGCAGACCGAGCTCACGTCGTTGAAGCTCGTGCGCTCGAAGCCGATGCCGCTCCCGCCCGAGCCCCTCGCTACGCCTGCGGTCACGCTGATGCGCCGGGCCATCGCTCGTTCGGATGAGAACGGGGGCCGCGACGGCTTCCTCATCCGCGCGGCCGACGTTTTCGGCATCGGGTTCGACTCCTGA
- a CDS encoding alpha/beta hydrolase, producing the protein MATDDPAVPDQSTGGVHIQASVQGSGDPVLLLHGYPQTQRMWATVVPLLAEHFTVVTTDLRGYGDSAKPAPRPDGSTYSKRAMAGDQLRLMLSLGFDQFAVVGHDRGARVAHRLALDFSEAVSRVAVLDVVPTLHMFENVDRAMASSYFHWFFLTQPNVLPEALIGADPEAWLRSRFTGRNAGGRPLDEAAFAEYLRCFATPEAIAATCADYRAAASIDLEHDRADRAEGRMVTAPLLALWGSASYVGRSFDVTEVWRGYGHDVRGAAVHADHYLAEEQPEQTAEALLQFLGAPEPTRSSGRIS; encoded by the coding sequence GTGGCGACCGACGACCCCGCTGTTCCCGACCAGTCGACGGGCGGAGTGCACATCCAGGCCTCCGTGCAGGGATCGGGCGACCCCGTGCTCCTCCTGCACGGCTACCCCCAGACTCAGCGCATGTGGGCGACTGTCGTCCCGCTGCTCGCCGAGCACTTCACCGTGGTGACCACCGATCTCCGCGGCTACGGCGATTCGGCCAAGCCCGCTCCGCGACCCGACGGCTCGACCTATTCCAAACGGGCCATGGCCGGGGATCAGCTCCGCCTCATGCTCTCCCTCGGTTTCGACCAGTTCGCCGTGGTGGGGCACGACCGGGGGGCACGAGTGGCCCATCGCCTGGCTTTGGACTTCTCCGAGGCCGTCTCCCGAGTGGCGGTCCTCGACGTGGTGCCCACCCTGCACATGTTCGAGAACGTCGATCGCGCCATGGCGAGCAGCTACTTCCACTGGTTCTTTCTGACGCAGCCGAACGTCCTCCCCGAGGCCCTCATCGGGGCCGATCCCGAGGCGTGGCTCCGAAGCCGCTTCACCGGCCGGAACGCGGGCGGGCGACCGCTCGACGAAGCCGCCTTCGCGGAGTACCTGCGCTGCTTCGCCACTCCCGAGGCCATCGCGGCCACCTGCGCCGACTACCGCGCTGCGGCTTCGATCGATCTCGAACACGACCGCGCCGACCGGGCGGAAGGACGCATGGTCACCGCCCCGCTCCTGGCGCTCTGGGGGTCGGCGAGCTACGTGGGCCGCTCATTCGACGTGACGGAGGTCTGGCGCGGCTACGGCCACGACGTGCGCGGGGCCGCGGTGCACGCCGACCACTACCTCGCCGAGGAACAGCCGGAGCAGACCGCCGAGGCGCTCCTCCAGTTCCTCGGAGCCCCGGAGCCGACGCGTTCCAGCGGGCGGATCTCGTGA
- a CDS encoding M20/M25/M40 family metallo-hydrolase → MTDAAETGRRRLRTLVETESPTGHREGIATCLDLIDSWASPALGRLGERRTVDGVDHLYWPAAGTPTVLLLAHVDTVWPINTIAERPYLEQAGRAIGPGTFDMKAGIVAAIGALEQLADTGHVSLLVTSDEEKGSLTSRALVEEAAGLVDAVLVPEPSLDGALKIARRGGSIYRIVFEGVAAHAGLEPELGANALIELAHQVLAVGRAADAGCGTTVSATVARAGTVVNTVPADAELHLDVRAWTTSELERVHRQLSALDAVDPRVTVTVHGGINRPPLEQERALGLLGLAKRVAEREGLPPVEGVPVGGASDGNFTGALGIATLDGLGPLGAGAHAPHEWVDLASMHERTQLLAGLLRELAPPTTPARPVPVPTAGTPDHRTTAAPLEERQ, encoded by the coding sequence GTGACCGACGCCGCCGAGACGGGCCGCCGCCGGTTGCGCACCCTGGTCGAGACCGAGTCGCCCACCGGGCACCGCGAGGGGATCGCCACCTGCCTCGACCTCATCGACTCGTGGGCCTCCCCCGCGCTCGGCCGCCTCGGCGAGCGTCGAACCGTCGACGGCGTCGACCACCTCTACTGGCCGGCCGCCGGAACACCCACGGTGCTCTTGCTCGCCCACGTCGACACCGTGTGGCCGATCAACACGATCGCAGAGCGGCCCTACCTCGAGCAGGCGGGTCGGGCCATCGGTCCCGGCACCTTCGACATGAAGGCGGGCATCGTGGCCGCGATCGGCGCCCTCGAGCAGCTAGCCGACACCGGCCACGTGTCGCTGCTCGTGACGAGCGACGAGGAGAAGGGATCGCTCACCTCGCGGGCACTCGTGGAGGAGGCGGCCGGCCTCGTCGACGCCGTGCTCGTGCCGGAGCCCAGCCTCGACGGGGCGCTCAAGATCGCGCGCCGCGGCGGCAGCATCTACAGGATCGTCTTCGAAGGGGTGGCGGCGCACGCGGGCTTGGAACCGGAGCTCGGCGCTAACGCGCTGATCGAGCTGGCTCACCAGGTGCTGGCCGTGGGGCGCGCAGCGGATGCAGGGTGCGGCACCACAGTGAGCGCCACAGTCGCCCGCGCGGGCACCGTTGTGAACACTGTGCCGGCCGATGCCGAGCTGCACCTCGACGTGCGCGCCTGGACGACGAGCGAGCTCGAACGGGTGCACCGGCAGCTCTCGGCGCTCGACGCCGTGGACCCCCGAGTGACCGTAACGGTGCACGGCGGGATCAACCGCCCCCCGCTCGAGCAGGAGCGCGCTCTGGGCCTGCTCGGACTCGCCAAGCGCGTGGCCGAGCGCGAGGGGCTCCCGCCCGTGGAAGGCGTACCGGTAGGCGGTGCCTCGGACGGCAACTTCACCGGAGCCCTCGGCATCGCCACGCTCGACGGGCTCGGCCCGCTCGGAGCCGGCGCCCACGCACCCCATGAGTGGGTCGATCTCGCCTCGATGCACGAGCGCACTCAGCTGCTTGCGGGTCTCCTGCGCGAGCTCGCCCCGCCGACCACACCCGCTCGACCCGTTCCGGTGCCCACCGCCGGAACCCCCGACCACCGCACCACCGCCGCACCCCTCGAGGAGAGACAATGA